A region from the Corticium candelabrum chromosome 14, ooCorCand1.1, whole genome shotgun sequence genome encodes:
- the LOC134189470 gene encoding large ribosomal subunit protein eL31-like, translating to MPAKKEKRPMRNAMQDVVTREYTINVHKRIHGIGFKKRAPRAIKEIKKFAQKMMGTSDVRVDTQLNKHVWSKGIRNVPYRIRVRLARKRNEDEDAPDQLYTLVTHVAVDTFKGLQTVNVDSEE from the exons ATGCCGGCGAAAAAAGAAAAGAGACCTATGAGAAACGCCATGCAGGATGTTGTCACGCGAGAATACACGATCAACGTTCACAAGCGAATACACGGCAT TGGCTTCAAGAAGCGAGCACCTCGTGCCATAAAAGAAATTAAGAAGTTTGCACAAAAGATGATGGGCACGTCGGACGTTCGTGTTGACACGCAATTGAACAAGCATGTGTGGTCGAAGGGAATAAGGAATGTTCCGTACCGAATACGCGTCAGATTGGCTCGAAAGCGTAATGAGGACGAGGACGCACCCGATCAGTTGTACACTCTGGTGACGCATGTTGCTGTGGATACGTTTAAAG GCCTTCAGACAGTGAACGTGGACAGTGAAGAGTAA